TAGAATTGGTATGTTTCAGTAAAATAATGGGAAATGGTAAAGAAATTTTACCCAACACTATTGTGGTAAAATCATACGAACCATCAGGATATGGCCATATATAACATTCAACAGTTTCATTTTCCGTGATATACGTAAAAAAATCCTCAGGTGATTTACATATAAGGAATAGGTCGTTATTTTCAATTAATGTCAGCAATGCATATCCATACCCTTTTTTATACACTCTGATAGGGGTATTGGTTTTAATATCATTTGTTTTGATGATCTTTTTCATTATCAACTTTTCTCCAGAAAGTCTGCCACTACATAATGACATTACAGGTAATTTTTGACAGAAAATTTAGTGAAATAGTATAAAATAAAGCATTTCAAGTCAAGGGCAAATTGTAAACGTCAGGTAAAATTATTGTAATTACTATATTTTTTAAACATAATAAAACCCCACAGGGATAAATTTCAGGATTCCATTGTAGAAAACTCAATAAGACAGTTTTAAAAATTTACTATTTCCATAAAAAAGTATTGAAAAAAAGTTGTTGCAAATTATAGTATGTGCAAAAATAGTGGTAGTCCTTCTGCTGCACGCGTATGCAGTGCAGCTACTATTATCCATAGGGGGTAACAATGAACAAATACGAATTAATAGTCATATTGCGGCCTTCGGACAAGCTGGAATCGCTTAAAGAAAAGGTCCGTGAAATTTTAAAGAAAAATCAGGTTGTTATTGAATCTGATGAACCATGGGGTATACGTAGTTTAGCGTATACTATCGATAAGGCAAATGATGGTTACTATGAATATTTTATTGCTCAGATAAATCCAACATCGGTTAGTAGCATCATTGCCGAATTCAGATTGCAGCCGGATATCCTCCGATATCTTTTTGTTAAACTCCCAAAACTAAGTAAGACAGCGTAACGTGTATGGCCGGTGATTTAAACAAGGTTATACTGGTAGGAAGAGTTGTCAGGGATCCTGAGTTGCGATATACTCCGGGTGGGTCAGCTGTTGTTTCCTTTTCAGTGGCCAATAACAGGATTTACTTAAAGAATAACGAAAAGCAAGAAGTTGTTTCGTTCTTTAATTGTGTTGCATGGGGTAAGTTGGCTGAAACTGTTGCCAATTATTGTAAAAAGGGCCAGCAACTGGCATTGGAAGGAAGACTGCAGCAGAGGTCCTGGCAGGATAAAGAAGGCAACAAACGGTCAACTGTGGAAATAGTTGCTGAATCGTTACAATTTCTGGGTGGCAAACAGCAGTCTGATTCACAGGTTACTATCGAACAGGATGAACCTGTTGATATTAATAGCGATCAGCCATTTGCTGATGATGAGATACCATTTTAAATATTCACTATATTCCCTGAATGAATGGGAATATAGAGCAAAAGTCATCCTGAACCATGTCCTGAATTTATTTCAGGATTGATTCAGGATCTATGAAGAGACTAATGTAGATTCCGGATCAAGTCCGGAATGACAGAGAGGTAGAAGTCATCCTGAGCTGTGATTCAGGATCTATGAGGAGTGCAAATGTAGATTCCGGATCAAGCCCGGAATGACAGAGAGGTAGAAGTCATCCTGAACTGTGATTCAGGATCTATGGGGAGTGCAAATGTAGATTCCGGATCAAGTCCGGAATGACTGCTGACGTAAAGATTCCGGGTCAAGTCCGGAATGACAATAAGAAGTGTAGGTTTAAGAAAAAAGTTTATAATAACATTAATTAAATTCTATTTTCATAGGAGTACCATAATGAGCGAAGAAATTAAACATGATGAAACTATAGATTCACAGGACAATATTAATCTTCAGGAAGCTAAACCAGAAGCTGTAGCCCCTGAGGATGATGATAAGGTGCTGGCAACAGCTGTTCAGGTGCAGCGAATACCAAAATTCAAGAAAAAAGTATGCCGTTTCTGCGAAGATCCAAACTTAGCTATCGATTACAAAAATCCGGATTTACTGGTCAGGTTTATTACCGACAGAGGTAAAATACTTCCACGGCGGATTACGGGAACCTGTGCAAAGCATCAGCGCCATTTGGCACGTGCTATTAAGCGTGCTCGTATTATAGCATTGTTGCCGTTTGTTGTAAAATAATTTTTTAATGTGACATTGTGGAACTGCTGCTTCATTTTATACTTGGTATAGCTTTAAGCGTAGTTATAGCTATGCTGGTGTACAGACTGCAATCACCATTAGGTGCGATAGCTCTTATAATTATTGCAACTGCCAGTTATATAGGTCTATCGTACCTTATAAATGAAATGATTGGTATTCAATTTATTATTGCCGGTGCAATTTTTGGCTATACAGCACAACGGTTTTCGTTTCAGCGATATTTTATTATAAGTGTGCTGGTATTGTGGTTTTCGCTTCTTTTTGTCTATTATCTGCAGTATTACCTGAAAGGGATTGATGTAGTTGCAGACAACCATACCATGATACAGCAGATGATTGAAGGATCATCGTTAGATGCTGCAGAAAAGTCGGTTATGATGCAGCAACCTGAAAACTTTTTGCCAACAATGCGCATACTTATGCCGTTTTCGTATT
The nucleotide sequence above comes from Spirochaetota bacterium. Encoded proteins:
- the rpsF gene encoding 30S ribosomal protein S6; this encodes MNKYELIVILRPSDKLESLKEKVREILKKNQVVIESDEPWGIRSLAYTIDKANDGYYEYFIAQINPTSVSSIIAEFRLQPDILRYLFVKLPKLSKTA
- the rpsR gene encoding 30S ribosomal protein S18 yields the protein MSEEIKHDETIDSQDNINLQEAKPEAVAPEDDDKVLATAVQVQRIPKFKKKVCRFCEDPNLAIDYKNPDLLVRFITDRGKILPRRITGTCAKHQRHLARAIKRARIIALLPFVVK
- a CDS encoding DUF2232 domain-containing protein, whose product is MELLLHFILGIALSVVIAMLVYRLQSPLGAIALIIIATASYIGLSYLINEMIGIQFIIAGAIFGYTAQRFSFQRYFIISVLVLWFSLLFVYYLQYYLKGIDVVADNHTMIQQMIEGSSLDAAEKSVMMQQPENFLPTMRILMPFSYFFSSIVVSLFIYVLVYAFFIRFKFLTISDSKFAFFRINEWIVFLLIISWATVLLSSSDHMVWAIALNVGLILCVVYTIQGLSIVSFYFEKKQWPKLYGMVLLFVGVLLGFQVLFFIITMLMGLGIIDFWMNFRKIV
- the ssb gene encoding single-stranded DNA-binding protein codes for the protein MAGDLNKVILVGRVVRDPELRYTPGGSAVVSFSVANNRIYLKNNEKQEVVSFFNCVAWGKLAETVANYCKKGQQLALEGRLQQRSWQDKEGNKRSTVEIVAESLQFLGGKQQSDSQVTIEQDEPVDINSDQPFADDEIPF